Proteins found in one Pelobates fuscus isolate aPelFus1 chromosome 10, aPelFus1.pri, whole genome shotgun sequence genomic segment:
- the MAPK8 gene encoding mitogen-activated protein kinase 8 isoform X5, with product MSRGKRDSNFSVFEIGDSTFTVLKRYQNLKPIGSGAQGIVCAAYDAVLERHVAIKKLSRPFQNQTHAKRAYRELVLMKCVNHKNIIGLLNVFTPQKSLEEFQDLYIVMELMDANLCQVIQMELDHERMSYLLYQMLCGIKHLHSAGIIHRDLKPSNIVVKSDCTLKILDFGLARTAGTSFMMTPYVVTRYYRAPEVILGMGYKENVDIWSVGCILGEMIKGGVLFPGSDHIDQWNKVIEQLGTPCSEFMKKLQPTVRTYVENRPKYAGYSFEKLFPDVLFPADSEHNKLKGERASQARDLLSKMLVIDASKRISVDDALLHPYINVWYDPLEAEAPPPKIPDKQLDEREHTIEEWKELIYKEVLDWEDRARNGVIRGQPPPLAQVQQ from the exons ATGAGCCGTGGAAAACGTGATAGCAACTTCTCAGTCTTTGAGATAGGCGATTCCACCTTTACAGTTCTTAAGCGTTATCAGAACCTGAAGCCCATTGGATCTGGGGCGCAGGGTATAGTATG TGCTGCATATGATGCTGTCCTAGAGAGACATGTTGCCATCAAAAAGTTGAGCCGACCATTTCAGAATCAAACCCATGCCAAGAGAGCCTACCGAGAACTTGTTCTCATGAAATGTGTCAATCATAAAAAC ATAATTGGGCTCCTGAACGTATTTACCCCCCAGAAGTCTCTGGAAGAGTTTCAAGACTT GTACATCGTTATGGAGCTTATGGATGCCAACCTGTGCCAAGTGATACAGATGGAACTGGACCATGAACGCATGTCCTACCTACTGTACCAAATGTTGTGTGGCATTAAACACCTACACTCTGCAGGGATCATCCACAGA GATCTAAAGCCCAGTAATATTGTTGTGAAATCCGATTGCACACTGAAGATTCTTGACTTTGGTCTTGCCCGGACAGCTGGAACAAGCTTCATGATGACCCCCTATGTTGTGACTCGCTATTACAGAGCTCCTGAGGTCATCTTGGGAATGGGATACAAGGAGAATG TTGACATTTGGTCAGTGGGTTGCATCTTGGGAGAGATGATCAAAGGTGGTGTGTTATTCCCCGGCTCTGACC ATATTGACCAATGGAATAAAGTAATTGAACAGTTGGGGACCCCATGCTCAGAGTTcatgaagaaattgcaacccacCGTTCGGACCTATGTGGAGAATCGACCCAAATATGCAGGATACAGCTTTGAGAAACTCTTCCCAGATGTTCTGTTCCCAGCAGACTCTGAACACAACAAGTTGAAAGGTGAGagag CCAGCCAAGCTAGAGACCTGCTGTCCAAGATGCTAGTAATAGATGCTTCCAAGAGGATCTCTGTGGATGATGCTTTACTGCACCCATACATCAATGTTTGGTACGACCCACTGGAGGCCGAAGCT CCCCCACCAAAGATACCAGACAAGCAGCTGGACGAGAGGGAGCACACGATAGAAGAATGGAAAG AACTCATATACAAAGAAGTCTTGGATTGGGAAGACCGAGCTAGGAATGGAGTGATCCGTGGGCAGCCACCGCCTTTAG CACAGGTGCAGCAGTGA
- the MAPK8 gene encoding mitogen-activated protein kinase 8 isoform X3, with amino-acid sequence MSRGKRDSNFSVFEIGDSTFTVLKRYQNLKPIGSGAQGIVCAAYDAVLERHVAIKKLSRPFQNQTHAKRAYRELVLMKCVNHKNIIGLLNVFTPQKSLEEFQDLYIVMELMDANLCQVIQMELDHERMSYLLYQMLCGIKHLHSAGIIHRDLKPSNIVVKSDCTLKILDFGLARTAGTSFMMTPYVVTRYYRAPEVILGMGYKENVDIWSVGCILGEMIKGGVLFPGSDHIDQWNKVIEQLGTPCSEFMKKLQPTVRTYVENRPKYAGYSFEKLFPDVLFPADSEHNKLKASQARDLLSKMLVIDASKRISVDDALLHPYINVWYDPLEAEAPPPKIPDKQLDEREHTIEEWKELIYKEVLDWEDRARNGVIRGQPPPLGAAVTEGTQAHTSSSSADASSMSTDPTLPSDTDSSLETSAGTLGCCR; translated from the exons ATGAGCCGTGGAAAACGTGATAGCAACTTCTCAGTCTTTGAGATAGGCGATTCCACCTTTACAGTTCTTAAGCGTTATCAGAACCTGAAGCCCATTGGATCTGGGGCGCAGGGTATAGTATG TGCTGCATATGATGCTGTCCTAGAGAGACATGTTGCCATCAAAAAGTTGAGCCGACCATTTCAGAATCAAACCCATGCCAAGAGAGCCTACCGAGAACTTGTTCTCATGAAATGTGTCAATCATAAAAAC ATAATTGGGCTCCTGAACGTATTTACCCCCCAGAAGTCTCTGGAAGAGTTTCAAGACTT GTACATCGTTATGGAGCTTATGGATGCCAACCTGTGCCAAGTGATACAGATGGAACTGGACCATGAACGCATGTCCTACCTACTGTACCAAATGTTGTGTGGCATTAAACACCTACACTCTGCAGGGATCATCCACAGA GATCTAAAGCCCAGTAATATTGTTGTGAAATCCGATTGCACACTGAAGATTCTTGACTTTGGTCTTGCCCGGACAGCTGGAACAAGCTTCATGATGACCCCCTATGTTGTGACTCGCTATTACAGAGCTCCTGAGGTCATCTTGGGAATGGGATACAAGGAGAATG TTGACATTTGGTCAGTGGGTTGCATCTTGGGAGAGATGATCAAAGGTGGTGTGTTATTCCCCGGCTCTGACC ATATTGACCAATGGAATAAAGTAATTGAACAGTTGGGGACCCCATGCTCAGAGTTcatgaagaaattgcaacccacCGTTCGGACCTATGTGGAGAATCGACCCAAATATGCAGGATACAGCTTTGAGAAACTCTTCCCAGATGTTCTGTTCCCAGCAGACTCTGAACACAACAAGTTGAAAG CCAGCCAAGCTAGAGACCTGCTGTCCAAGATGCTAGTAATAGATGCTTCCAAGAGGATCTCTGTGGATGATGCTTTACTGCACCCATACATCAATGTTTGGTACGACCCACTGGAGGCCGAAGCT CCCCCACCAAAGATACCAGACAAGCAGCTGGACGAGAGGGAGCACACGATAGAAGAATGGAAAG AACTCATATACAAAGAAGTCTTGGATTGGGAAGACCGAGCTAGGAATGGAGTGATCCGTGGGCAGCCACCGCCTTTAG GTGCAGCAGTGACCGAAGGAACCCAGGCTCACACCTCCTCATCATCGGCTGATGCTTCCTCCATGTCCACAGACCCAACGCTGCCATCAGACACAGACAGTAGCCTTGAAACCTCAGCAGGGACCCTGGGCTGTTGTCGATGA
- the MAPK8 gene encoding mitogen-activated protein kinase 8 isoform X1 produces the protein MSRGKRDSNFSVFEIGDSTFTVLKRYQNLKPIGSGAQGIVCAAYDAVLERHVAIKKLSRPFQNQTHAKRAYRELVLMKCVNHKNIIGLLNVFTPQKSLEEFQDLYIVMELMDANLCQVIQMELDHERMSYLLYQMLCGIKHLHSAGIIHRDLKPSNIVVKSDCTLKILDFGLARTAGTSFMMTPYVVTRYYRAPEVILGMGYKENVDIWSVGCILGEMIKGGVLFPGSDHIDQWNKVIEQLGTPCSEFMKKLQPTVRTYVENRPKYAGYSFEKLFPDVLFPADSEHNKLKGERASQARDLLSKMLVIDASKRISVDDALLHPYINVWYDPLEAEAPPPKIPDKQLDEREHTIEEWKELIYKEVLDWEDRARNGVIRGQPPPLGAAVTEGTQAHTSSSSADASSMSTDPTLPSDTDSSLETSAGTLGCCR, from the exons ATGAGCCGTGGAAAACGTGATAGCAACTTCTCAGTCTTTGAGATAGGCGATTCCACCTTTACAGTTCTTAAGCGTTATCAGAACCTGAAGCCCATTGGATCTGGGGCGCAGGGTATAGTATG TGCTGCATATGATGCTGTCCTAGAGAGACATGTTGCCATCAAAAAGTTGAGCCGACCATTTCAGAATCAAACCCATGCCAAGAGAGCCTACCGAGAACTTGTTCTCATGAAATGTGTCAATCATAAAAAC ATAATTGGGCTCCTGAACGTATTTACCCCCCAGAAGTCTCTGGAAGAGTTTCAAGACTT GTACATCGTTATGGAGCTTATGGATGCCAACCTGTGCCAAGTGATACAGATGGAACTGGACCATGAACGCATGTCCTACCTACTGTACCAAATGTTGTGTGGCATTAAACACCTACACTCTGCAGGGATCATCCACAGA GATCTAAAGCCCAGTAATATTGTTGTGAAATCCGATTGCACACTGAAGATTCTTGACTTTGGTCTTGCCCGGACAGCTGGAACAAGCTTCATGATGACCCCCTATGTTGTGACTCGCTATTACAGAGCTCCTGAGGTCATCTTGGGAATGGGATACAAGGAGAATG TTGACATTTGGTCAGTGGGTTGCATCTTGGGAGAGATGATCAAAGGTGGTGTGTTATTCCCCGGCTCTGACC ATATTGACCAATGGAATAAAGTAATTGAACAGTTGGGGACCCCATGCTCAGAGTTcatgaagaaattgcaacccacCGTTCGGACCTATGTGGAGAATCGACCCAAATATGCAGGATACAGCTTTGAGAAACTCTTCCCAGATGTTCTGTTCCCAGCAGACTCTGAACACAACAAGTTGAAAGGTGAGagag CCAGCCAAGCTAGAGACCTGCTGTCCAAGATGCTAGTAATAGATGCTTCCAAGAGGATCTCTGTGGATGATGCTTTACTGCACCCATACATCAATGTTTGGTACGACCCACTGGAGGCCGAAGCT CCCCCACCAAAGATACCAGACAAGCAGCTGGACGAGAGGGAGCACACGATAGAAGAATGGAAAG AACTCATATACAAAGAAGTCTTGGATTGGGAAGACCGAGCTAGGAATGGAGTGATCCGTGGGCAGCCACCGCCTTTAG GTGCAGCAGTGACCGAAGGAACCCAGGCTCACACCTCCTCATCATCGGCTGATGCTTCCTCCATGTCCACAGACCCAACGCTGCCATCAGACACAGACAGTAGCCTTGAAACCTCAGCAGGGACCCTGGGCTGTTGTCGATGA
- the MAPK8 gene encoding mitogen-activated protein kinase 8 isoform X4, which yields MSRGKRDSNFSVFEIGDSTFTVLKRYQNLKPIGSGAQGIVCAAYDAVLERHVAIKKLSRPFQNQTHAKRAYRELVLMKCVNHKNIIGLLNVFTPQKSLEEFQDLYIVMELMDANLCQVIQMELDHERMSYLLYQMLCGIKHLHSAGIIHRDLKPSNIVVKSDCTLKILDFGLARTAGTSFMMTPYVVTRYYRAPEVILGMGYKENVDLWSVGCIMGEMICHKILFPGRDYIDQWNKVIEQLGTPCSEFMKKLQPTVRTYVENRPKYAGYSFEKLFPDVLFPADSEHNKLKASQARDLLSKMLVIDASKRISVDDALLHPYINVWYDPLEAEAPPPKIPDKQLDEREHTIEEWKELIYKEVLDWEDRARNGVIRGQPPPLGAAVTEGTQAHTSSSSADASSMSTDPTLPSDTDSSLETSAGTLGCCR from the exons ATGAGCCGTGGAAAACGTGATAGCAACTTCTCAGTCTTTGAGATAGGCGATTCCACCTTTACAGTTCTTAAGCGTTATCAGAACCTGAAGCCCATTGGATCTGGGGCGCAGGGTATAGTATG TGCTGCATATGATGCTGTCCTAGAGAGACATGTTGCCATCAAAAAGTTGAGCCGACCATTTCAGAATCAAACCCATGCCAAGAGAGCCTACCGAGAACTTGTTCTCATGAAATGTGTCAATCATAAAAAC ATAATTGGGCTCCTGAACGTATTTACCCCCCAGAAGTCTCTGGAAGAGTTTCAAGACTT GTACATCGTTATGGAGCTTATGGATGCCAACCTGTGCCAAGTGATACAGATGGAACTGGACCATGAACGCATGTCCTACCTACTGTACCAAATGTTGTGTGGCATTAAACACCTACACTCTGCAGGGATCATCCACAGA GATCTAAAGCCCAGTAATATTGTTGTGAAATCCGATTGCACACTGAAGATTCTTGACTTTGGTCTTGCCCGGACAGCTGGAACAAGCTTCATGATGACCCCCTATGTTGTGACTCGCTATTACAGAGCTCCTGAGGTCATCTTGGGAATGGGATACAAGGAGAATG TGGATTTGTGGTCGGTGGGGTGCATTATGGGAGAAATGATATGCCACAAGATTCTCTTCCCTGGAAGGGACT ATATTGACCAATGGAATAAAGTAATTGAACAGTTGGGGACCCCATGCTCAGAGTTcatgaagaaattgcaacccacCGTTCGGACCTATGTGGAGAATCGACCCAAATATGCAGGATACAGCTTTGAGAAACTCTTCCCAGATGTTCTGTTCCCAGCAGACTCTGAACACAACAAGTTGAAAG CCAGCCAAGCTAGAGACCTGCTGTCCAAGATGCTAGTAATAGATGCTTCCAAGAGGATCTCTGTGGATGATGCTTTACTGCACCCATACATCAATGTTTGGTACGACCCACTGGAGGCCGAAGCT CCCCCACCAAAGATACCAGACAAGCAGCTGGACGAGAGGGAGCACACGATAGAAGAATGGAAAG AACTCATATACAAAGAAGTCTTGGATTGGGAAGACCGAGCTAGGAATGGAGTGATCCGTGGGCAGCCACCGCCTTTAG GTGCAGCAGTGACCGAAGGAACCCAGGCTCACACCTCCTCATCATCGGCTGATGCTTCCTCCATGTCCACAGACCCAACGCTGCCATCAGACACAGACAGTAGCCTTGAAACCTCAGCAGGGACCCTGGGCTGTTGTCGATGA
- the MAPK8 gene encoding mitogen-activated protein kinase 8 isoform X2: protein MSRGKRDSNFSVFEIGDSTFTVLKRYQNLKPIGSGAQGIVCAAYDAVLERHVAIKKLSRPFQNQTHAKRAYRELVLMKCVNHKNIIGLLNVFTPQKSLEEFQDLYIVMELMDANLCQVIQMELDHERMSYLLYQMLCGIKHLHSAGIIHRDLKPSNIVVKSDCTLKILDFGLARTAGTSFMMTPYVVTRYYRAPEVILGMGYKENVDLWSVGCIMGEMICHKILFPGRDYIDQWNKVIEQLGTPCSEFMKKLQPTVRTYVENRPKYAGYSFEKLFPDVLFPADSEHNKLKGERASQARDLLSKMLVIDASKRISVDDALLHPYINVWYDPLEAEAPPPKIPDKQLDEREHTIEEWKELIYKEVLDWEDRARNGVIRGQPPPLGAAVTEGTQAHTSSSSADASSMSTDPTLPSDTDSSLETSAGTLGCCR from the exons ATGAGCCGTGGAAAACGTGATAGCAACTTCTCAGTCTTTGAGATAGGCGATTCCACCTTTACAGTTCTTAAGCGTTATCAGAACCTGAAGCCCATTGGATCTGGGGCGCAGGGTATAGTATG TGCTGCATATGATGCTGTCCTAGAGAGACATGTTGCCATCAAAAAGTTGAGCCGACCATTTCAGAATCAAACCCATGCCAAGAGAGCCTACCGAGAACTTGTTCTCATGAAATGTGTCAATCATAAAAAC ATAATTGGGCTCCTGAACGTATTTACCCCCCAGAAGTCTCTGGAAGAGTTTCAAGACTT GTACATCGTTATGGAGCTTATGGATGCCAACCTGTGCCAAGTGATACAGATGGAACTGGACCATGAACGCATGTCCTACCTACTGTACCAAATGTTGTGTGGCATTAAACACCTACACTCTGCAGGGATCATCCACAGA GATCTAAAGCCCAGTAATATTGTTGTGAAATCCGATTGCACACTGAAGATTCTTGACTTTGGTCTTGCCCGGACAGCTGGAACAAGCTTCATGATGACCCCCTATGTTGTGACTCGCTATTACAGAGCTCCTGAGGTCATCTTGGGAATGGGATACAAGGAGAATG TGGATTTGTGGTCGGTGGGGTGCATTATGGGAGAAATGATATGCCACAAGATTCTCTTCCCTGGAAGGGACT ATATTGACCAATGGAATAAAGTAATTGAACAGTTGGGGACCCCATGCTCAGAGTTcatgaagaaattgcaacccacCGTTCGGACCTATGTGGAGAATCGACCCAAATATGCAGGATACAGCTTTGAGAAACTCTTCCCAGATGTTCTGTTCCCAGCAGACTCTGAACACAACAAGTTGAAAGGTGAGagag CCAGCCAAGCTAGAGACCTGCTGTCCAAGATGCTAGTAATAGATGCTTCCAAGAGGATCTCTGTGGATGATGCTTTACTGCACCCATACATCAATGTTTGGTACGACCCACTGGAGGCCGAAGCT CCCCCACCAAAGATACCAGACAAGCAGCTGGACGAGAGGGAGCACACGATAGAAGAATGGAAAG AACTCATATACAAAGAAGTCTTGGATTGGGAAGACCGAGCTAGGAATGGAGTGATCCGTGGGCAGCCACCGCCTTTAG GTGCAGCAGTGACCGAAGGAACCCAGGCTCACACCTCCTCATCATCGGCTGATGCTTCCTCCATGTCCACAGACCCAACGCTGCCATCAGACACAGACAGTAGCCTTGAAACCTCAGCAGGGACCCTGGGCTGTTGTCGATGA